In one window of Carcharodon carcharias isolate sCarCar2 chromosome 14, sCarCar2.pri, whole genome shotgun sequence DNA:
- the LOC121287002 gene encoding proline-rich extensin-like protein EPR1, with translation MKSQPDHPTMQRDANLAGSRCEPDFHPTNGMQSKARLESSAPHQIYQIQELLPSYLSTHIIILKSMYTLGASQLWTGNFVEISAETQRFWPLPPPPPTCPPVTPSPLPLPPPPPTPPPVTPPPLPPPPPTPPPVSPPPLPPPPTPPPVTPPPLPPPPTPPPVTPPPPPTPLPPPPTPPQVTPPPRPPPPPTTPPPVTPPPLPPPPSPPPVTPPPPPPPPPTPLPVTPPPPPPAPPTPPPVTPPPFPPPPPHPTPPPVSRPPLPPPPPGTPPPLPPPPTPPPPVTTPPLPPPPPTSPPVTPPPLPPPPTPPPVTPPPHPPPPTPPPVTPPPLPPPPPTCPPVTPSPLPLPPPPPTPPPVTPPPLPPPPTPPPSLKPPLPPPPTPPSVSPPPLPPPPTPPPVTPTPHPPPPTSPPVTPTPLPPPTPPPLTPPPLPPPPPVTPPTLPPPPPPPTPPSVSPPPLPPPPTPPPSLPSSPSYSITPTTLPPPPPTFPPVTPTPLPPPPPTPPQVTPPPLPPPPRPPTHPPVSPPPLPPPPTPRPITPPTLPPPPPTPHAVTPPPLPPPPPPPTPPPVSPPPLPHPPTPPPVTPPPLPPPPPTPPPVTPPPLPLPPTPPPVTPPALPPPPTPPPVTPTPLPPPPPTSPPVTPHPLHPPPPTSPPVTPPPLPTPPTPPTVTQPPLPPPPTLPPVTPPPLPPPLHPPPPTPPPVSPPPLCPPPTPPPVTPPPLPPPPPTPPPVTPPPLPPPPTPPSVSPLPLPPPTPPPVTPTTLPPPPPTFPPVTPTPLPPPPPTPPQVTPPPLPPPPPPTPPPVSPPPLPPHPTPPPVNPPPLPPPPPTPPPVTPPPLPPSPTPPSVTPPALPPPPPPTPPPVSPPPLPPPPPTPPPVTPPPLLWKEVDFQLGLMYGNQLTFTLGRYQLLSSVILNGL, from the exons ATGAAATCACAGCCGGATCATCCGACAATGCAGCGGGATGCGAATCTCGCTGGAAGCCGGTGTGAACCCGATTTCCATCCCaccaatgggatgcaaagtaaggcgcGCCTGGAATCGTCCGCCCCACACCAGATTTACCAG ATACAGGAGTTGCTCCCCAGCTATCTGTCAACTCACATCATTATTCTCAAGTCCATGTACACATTGGG GGCCTCCCAGTTGTGGACTGGAAACTTTGTTGAAATATCTGCAGAGACTCAGAGATTTTGG cctctccctcctcctcctcctacatgTCCTCCAGTCACTCCATCTCCtctcccacttcctcctcctcctcctactcctcctccagtcactccacctcctctccctcctcctcctcctacacctcctccagtctctccacctcctctccctcctcctcctactcctcccccagtcactccacctcctctccctcctcctcctactcctcctccagtcactccacctcctc ctccaactcctctccctcctcctcctacccctcctcaagtcactccacctcctcgccctcctcctcctcctactacacctcctccagtcactccacctcctctccctcctcctcctagtcctcctccagtgactccacctccacctcctcctcctcctcctactcctcttccagtaacaccacctcctcctccacctg cacctcctactcctcctccagtcactccacctcctttccctcctcctcctcctcatcctacacctcctccagtaagtagacctcctctccctcctcctcctccaggcactccacctcctctgcctcctcctcctacacctcctcctccagtcactacacctcctctccctcctcctcctcctacatctcctccagtcactccacctcctctccctcctcctcctactcctcctccagtcactccacctcctcaccctcctcctcctactcctcctccagtcactccacctcctctccctcctcctcctcctacatgTCCTCCAGTCACTCCATCTCCtctcccacttcctcctcctcctcctactcctcctccagtcactccacctcctctccctcctcctcctactcctccacca tcactcaAACCTCCTCTCCCTCCGCCTCCTACACCTCCTTCAgtctctccacctcctctccctcctcctcctactcctccaccagtcactccaactcctcaccctcctcctcctacatctcctcctgtcactccaactcctctccctcctcctactcctcctccactcactccacctcctctccctcctcctcctccagtcactccacctactctccctcctcctcctccgcctccTACACCTCCTTCAgtctctccacctcctctccctcctcctcctacacCTCCAcca tcactcccATCCTCTCCGTCCTACTCCA TCACTCCAactactctccctcctcctcctcctacatttcctccagtcactccaactcctctccctcctcctcctcctactcctcctcaagtcactccacctcctctccctcctcctcctcgtcctCCTACACAtcctccagtctctccacctcccctccctcctcctcctactcctcgtCCAATCACTCCacctactctccctcctcctcctcctactcctcatGCAGTAacaccacctcctctccctcctcctcctcctcctcctacacctcctccagtctctcctcctcctctccctcatcctcctactcctcctccagtcactccacctcctctccctcctcctccgccaacacctcctccagtcacaccacctcctctcccactacctcctacacctcctccagtcactccacctgctctccctcctcctcctactcctcctccagtcactccaactcctctccctcctcctcctcctacatctcctccagtcactccacatcctctgcatcctcctcctcctacatctcctccagtcactccacctcctctccctacTCCTCCTACACCACCTACAGTCACtcaacctcctctccctcctcctcctacacttcctccagtcactccacctcctctccctcct cctctccatcctcctcctccgacacctcctccagtctctccacctcctctctgtcctcctcctactcctcctccagtcactccacctcctctccctcctcctcctcctactcctcctccagtcactccacctcctctccctcctcctcctactcctccttCAGTCTCTccacttcctctccctcctcctactcctccacCAGTCACTCCAACTACtctacctcctccacctcctacatttcctccagtcactccaactcctctccctcctcctcctcctactcctcctcaagtcactccacctcctctccctcctcctcctcctcctacacctcctccagtctctccacctcctctccctcctcatcctactcctcctccagtcaatccacctcctctccctcctcctcctccaacacctcctccagtcacaccacctcctctccctccttctcctacACCTCCTTCAGTCACTccacctgctctccctcctcctcctcctcctacaccACCTCCAGtatctccacctcctctccctcctcctcctcctacacctcctccagtcactccacctcctctc